The following proteins are encoded in a genomic region of Cercospora beticola chromosome 8, complete sequence:
- a CDS encoding uncharacterized protein (antiSMASH:Cluster_1): MHFSTALTALAGVLAYSSLAAASPLAEPQNAGSGNSPSNRCNTRAVTGNQVVQGTAPTWNDCYTLADKFQNEEFFRKSIKVEGNYKQTYGTCGFSITAKAGDFQLGKDDAADLIRSTAGDLGAKSGAYQTGLVSCDTPGTAGGDRGRQTGWTIGNLDAPGPKQG, translated from the exons ATGCATTTCTCCACTGCTCTTACCGCCCTGGCCGGCGTCCTTGCCTACAGCTCGCTTGCTGCGGCCAGTCCACTCGCTGAACCACAGAACGCTGGCAGCGGCAACTCTCCAAGCAACAGATGCAACACCCGGGCTGTGACAGGCAACCAGGTTGTTCAGGGAACCGCACCGACTTGGAACGATTGCTACACCCTTGC CGATAAATTCCAGAACGAAGAGTTCTTCAGAAAGAGCATCAAGGTGGAGGGCAACTACAAGCAGACGTACGGAACCTGTGGCTTTTCTATAACAGCCAAGGCAGGAGACTTCCAGCTCGGCAAAG ATGATGCCGCCGACCTTATCAGAAGCACCGCTGGTGACCTTGGTGCCAAGAGTGGAGCATACCAAACTGGCCTTGTGTCATGCGACACTCCTGGAACGGCTGGAGGAGACCGCGGCCGCCAGACAGGATGGACCATCGGCAACTTGGACGCTCCAGGCCCAAAGCAAGGATGA
- a CDS encoding uncharacterized protein (antiSMASH:Cluster_1), which produces MRALSTSSKLALAILASSEAVRALPAARPRPLSNDDVIQLLEAAGSYQKRAADPHWYDDVFQGALEWGGDIAGHLGINERSARPDPHWYDDVFSGALDWGEDIANHLGINERSAVPDPHWYDDVFSGALDWGEDIANHLGINERSADPGSFDLDLNNKDAQRSYQEAQRYYRSHPLSLDFGRVNTRRDINALTRRDPNWWKTLYSTIDNLILRRDVGDLDRRDPNWWKTLYTAIDNIILRRGVNDQEIPAWLQEAMQKRDAHW; this is translated from the exons ATGCGTGCCctttccacttcttccaagcTGGCCTTGGCTATTCTGGCCTCTTCTGAAGCCGTCCGTGCCCTGCCTGCTGCTCGTCCTCGACCGCTCAGCAATGACGATGTCATCCAacttctcgaagctgctggcAGCTATCAGAAGAGGGCAGCTGATCCACACTGGTATGACGATGTCTTCCAAGGTGCCCTAGAATGGGGCGGGGACATCGCAGGCCATCTCGGAATCAACGAAAGATCCGCCCGACCTGATCCTCACTGGTACGATGATGTCTTCAGCGGCGCTCTGGACTGGGGTGAGGACATTGCCAACCATCTTGGCATTAATGAAAGATCTGCTGTGCCAGACCCACACTGGTACGACGATGTTTTCAGTGGAGCGCTTGACTGGGGCGAGGATATCGCAAACCATCTTGGTATCAATGAGCGATCTGCCGACCCTGGCTCGTTTGATCTTGACCTGAACAACAAGGATGCACAGCGCAGTTACCAGGAAGCTCAG CGCTATTATCGTTCCCACCCACTATCATTGGACTTCGGGCGTGTGAACACCAGGCGTGACATCAATGCTCTGACACGTCGTGATCCCAACTGGTGGAAGACTCTCTACTCCACCATTGACAACCTCATTCTCAGACGAGACGTCGGTGATCTAGACCGCCGCGACCCAAACTGGTGGAAGACGCTTTACACCGCCATCGACAACATCATCCTCAGGCGCGGCGTGAACGATCAGGAGATCCCAGCGTGGCTTCAGGAGGCGATGCAGAAGCGTGATGCGCACTGGTGA
- a CDS encoding uncharacterized protein (antiSMASH:Cluster_1~CAZy:AA9), which yields MSTRALLLATALLAAPLVHGHYIFSQLIVNDKPVGTDYTYIRKNTNTYMPSFTQDVINSPNLICNEGAQRRLLRLTMSKLYNEFIEHPGPAFVYMSKAPGDVASYDGTGDWFKAYENGVTGSPSQDTNWGTWQKDRIEFTIPKEIPDGEYLVRPEHIAIHEGHVGKAQFYMECAQLRISGGGNGTPSPLVKIPGLYSAQDPGIAFNKWGGNVGNYEMPGPAVWSGGGSGGSASTSSSGNNSTAEVSVGGTGAATSDASSPGASTSGGSTPGGSAGSAGTGGTTGTSAATGSAGPANGSSGSQAGSSGGSSNTWGTTAGQAPSWGSWTAGRFRRSFIA from the exons ATGTCGACCCGAGCACTGCTTCTCGCGACCGCGCTGCTGGCAGCGCCGCTCGTCCACGGGCACTACATCTTCTCCCAGTTGATCGTCAACGATAAACCAGTCGGCACCGATTACACCTACATCCGCAAGAACACCAACACCTACATGCCTTCCTTCACTCAGGACGTCATCAACTCGCCAAATCTCATCTGCAATGAGGGAGCTCAAAGGCGGCTTCTCAGACTTACGATGTCAAAGCTG TACAACGAGTTCATTGAACATCCTGGTCCAGCCTTTGTCTACATGTCAAAGGCACCAGGAGACGTCGCCAGCTATGATGGAACCGGCGATTGGTTCAAAGCGTATGAGAATGGAGTTACCGGTTCTCCAAGCCAGGACACCAATTGGGGAACTTGGCAGAAGGACCGAATTGAGTTCACCATCCCAAAAGAAATTCCGGATGGCGAGTATCTTGTTCGC CCAGAGCACATCGCAATCCACGAAGGACACGTTGGTAAGGCGCAGTTCTACATGGAATGTGCTCAACTCCGCATTTCGGGCGGCGGAAACGGAACGCCGAGTCCTCTTGTGAAGATTCCAGGCCTGTACAGTGCCCAGGATCCCGGTATTGCTTTCAACAAGTGGGGTGGCAACGTTG GCAACTACGAAATGCCCGGTCCCGCTGTCTGGAGTGGTGGAGGCTCTGGCGGTAGCGCGTCGACCAGCTCGAGCGGCAACAATTCTACTGCCGAAGTGTCAGTTGGTGGAACTGGTGCTGCTACTTCGGATGCTTCTAGTCCTGGAGCCTCTACTTCTGGTGGCTCTACTCCTGGTGGCTCTGCGGGATCTGCTGGTACTGGTGGCACGACTGGCACTAGTGCCGCCACTGGCTCGGCTGGACCAGCAAATGGTTCCTCTGGCTCCCAAGCTGGTTCTTCCGGCGGCTCGTCCAACACATGGGGTACCACTGCCGGACAGGCTCCATCTTGGGGCTCTTGGACTGCTGGTCGCTTCCGCCGCAGCTTCATTGCCTAG
- a CDS encoding uncharacterized protein (antiSMASH:Cluster_1~CAZy:GT25) yields MSPSVFVSRRALTLSAGLTLVVICILLLADYNAAHLQPAQATITNRLASIASAAQGKQDDSLDDISNATLGFHKVFMINLPTRTDRRDAGTLAAALTGLDVEFVEAVTHVNEKAWPPGGKETKLNQGGAGAWRSHLNVIRTIVEQNISSALILEDDADWDIRIKRQMRDFAKASRLLIQPLSGTDNEHLDPTWPQPDSWISEPPSFEVDDETSTIVRTTSPYGDLSRWGMLWLGHCGCRFPWAEDKNVPIGRAIISDDETVPARKHINIEFGDTQLVDQYPDHTRVVARSRVNTCTLAYAVSQDGARKMLYEFGVHKITDPLDMMYRALCDGVSGRDLMTCLSPQPALFNHHRPAGPKSTWSDISGSHGNDSVETPYSTNIRWATRVNFPKLVVGDTDYFDSYLDG; encoded by the exons ATGTCTCCTTCCGTATTTGTTTCGCGTAGAGCATTGACACTCTCTGCAGGGCTGACCTTGGTAGTAATTTGTATCCTGCTTCTCGCCGACTACAATGCTGCTCATCTCCAGCCTGCACAGGCTACAATCACAAATCGACTGGCATCGATCGCCAGTGCAGCACAAGGAAAACAAGATGATTCGCTGGACGATATTTCGAACGCCACGCTTGGC TTCCACAAAGTCTTCATGATCAATCTCCCAACAAGAACGGATCGAAGGGACGCTGGTACTCTCGCCGCTGCTCTCACCGGACTGGATGTGGAATTTGTTGAAGCTGTCACTCATGTCAATGAGAAGGCTTGGCCGCCTGGTGGTAAAGAAACGAAGCTCAATCAAGGCGGTGCAGGAGCGTGGAGATCTCATTTGAATGTGATCAGAAC CATCGTGGAGCAGAATATCTCCTCCGCGCTCATACtcgaagacgatgcagaTTGGGACATCCGGATCAAACGGCAGATGCGAGATTTCGCAAAAGCTTCAAGATTATTAATCCAGCCACTGTCCGGTACAGACAACGAACATCTTGATCCTACTTGGCCTCAGCCAGATTCATGGATTTCTGAGCCTCCGAGTTTTGAGGTCGATGACGAGACATCAACTATTGTGCGAACGACATCACCATACGGCGATCTCAGTCGATGGGGAATGCTGTGGTTGGGACACTGCGGTTGCCGATTTCCATGGGCTGAGGACAAGAATGTTCCGATCGGACGAGCTATCATTTCCGATGATGAAACTGTCCCTGCGAGAAAGCACATCAACATCGAGTTTGGAGATACCCAGCTCGTGGATCAGTATCCGGACCATACACGCGTCGTTGCAAGATCACGCGTGAATACTTGCACGCTGGCCTATGCGGTCTCTCAAGATGGAGCACGCAAGATGCTGTATGAGTTCGGTGTTCACAAGATCACGGACCCACTTGATATGATGTACAGGGCTCTCTGTGACGGCGTGAGTGGAAGGGATCTCATGACTTGCCTTTCGCCGCAGCCTGCTCTGTTCAATCACCATCGTCCTGCGGGACCGAAGTCAACTTGGTCTGACATTTCGGGTTCGCACGGGAACGATTCGGTCGAGACACCGTACTCGACCAACATTCGGTGGGCAACGCGAGTAAACTTTCCGAAGCTTGTCGTTGGCGACACGGACTATTTTGATAGCTATCTAGATGGGTGA
- a CDS encoding uncharacterized protein (antiSMASH:Cluster_1), protein MAQASPAEAASFTDNDAGNLKENQTPTRDATTSHEPQKALLRALPAQAQDLAPCGNPRPEKAIREPQSSVSQSCTDRLERGPPFTKQEVEELHSRVLEEADRANQNMQETLAKDEEWYATDEAEFRQQRAEIKQLVVVLEKEQGRLEERLAV, encoded by the exons ATGGCCCAGGCTTCGCCAGCAGAGGCAGCGAGCTTCACGGACAACGATGCAGGCAACTTG aaggagaacCAGACACCAACGCGGGATGCCACCACTTCGCACGAGCCACAGAAGGCCCTCCTTCGTGCTCTCCCAGCTCAGGCACAGGACCTCGCTCCATGCGGCAACCCCAGACCAGAGAAGGCAATCAGAGAACCGCAGTCGTCTGTCAGCCAA TCCTGTACCGACAGGCTTGAACGCGGGCCTCCATTCACAAAGCAAGAGGTTGAAGAACTGCACTCTCGCGTGCTTGAGGAAGCGGATCGGGCCAACCAGAATATGCAAGAGACCTTGGCCAAAGATGAGGAATGGTATGCGACAGACGAGGCAGAGTTTCGCCAACAGCGTGCCGAGATCAAGCAATTGGTAGTTGTTCTTGAGAAGGAACAGGGACGGCTGGAGGAGAGATTAGCTGTTTGA
- a CDS encoding uncharacterized protein (antiSMASH:Cluster_1) produces MSTTRYLTAVLLAAIVVLAHVTLHKQFEWNGLISPDKIVGCALLVGHALPTVLMVHLKPEGEGIASQQLWTMLRALHPVLVFVVFNAFDLLSGGQSAADQPAERSLLSRRNLLQFSILTSAFVHINCLSMMFGGHIFPGWVRDTALASATSERKGLKQK; encoded by the coding sequence ATGTCAACCACGCGGTACCTGACAGCTGTATTGCTTGCCGCCATTGTCGTCCTCGCTCACGTTACACTCCACAAACAATTTGAATGGAATGGACTCATCAGCCCGGACAAGATCGTTGGCTGCGCACTTCTTGTTGGACACGCTCTGCCTACTGTGCTCATGGTGCACCTCAAGCCTGAGGGTGAGGGCATAGCGTCGCAGCAGCTCTGGACTATGCTTCGTGCGTTGCATCCTGTCTTGGTGTTTGTTGTATTCAACGCGTTTGATCTCCTATCTGGAGGGCAATCAGCAGCCGATCAGCCTGCAGAGCGATCGCTTCTGTCCAGACGAAACCTTTTGCAATTCAGCATCCTCACTTCGGCATTCGTTCATATCAATTGCCTGAGCATGATGTTTGGAGGCCACATCTTTCCCGGTTGGGTGCGGGACACGGCCCTTGCAAGTGCCACGAGTGAGCGAAAGGGGCTCAAGCAGAAGTGA
- a CDS encoding uncharacterized protein (antiSMASH:Cluster_1) has translation MNGGLFLQTYYWMTHTGREEVGQSLPRNRWTIHGLWIDYCDGSYPEYCDIANRQTDPLPGPNTTTGQPDGESIPPYTGEPYLTPFEATGRLDLLEYLNTYMVGRGQDSWILHTHEHSKHATCFSVYDPQCYGPNYTGHEDYIEYFEDTVRFDRRLPVWSWLAQDGIVPSNETQYTIGDLEDSLRAQYSGTPFLGCSGPRFNETEAGTGSNDSGRTVLDEVWFYFYLNGRPQDGDWLPTEQFRNTSCAKAENAVWYYERTPESVRRMGEEMPD, from the exons GTGGGACAATCGCTTCCGCGGAACCGTTGGACGATCCATGGGCTTTGGATCGATTAT TGTGATGGCTCATATCCAGAATATTGTGACATCGCTAACAGACAGACCGATCCCCTCCCAGGCCCTAATACCACAACTGGCCAACCAGATGGAGAGTCAATTCCTCCTTACACGGGCGAGCCATATCTCACGCCGTTCGAAGCGACTGGACGTCTGGACCTTTTGGAGTATTTGAACACCTATATGGTCGGCAGAGGTCAGGATAGCTGGATCCTCCACACTCATGAACACTCAAAGCATGCGACGTGCTTCTCTGTTTATGATCCGCAGTGCTATGGACCAAATTATACCGGTCACGAGGACTACATCGAGTACTTTGAGGACACTGTTCGTTTCGACCGACGTCTTCCAGTGTGGTCATGGCTTGCACAAGATGGGATTGTGCCTTCGAACGAGACTCAGTATACAATTGGCGACCTTGAAGATTCGCTGCGTGCACAGTACAGCGGGACTCCTTTCCTCGGTTGCAGTGGGCCAAGATTTAACGAAACTGAGGCTGGGACCGGATCGAACGATAGCGGCCGTACGGTGCTTGATGAAGTATGGTTTTACTTTTATTTGAATGGAAGGCCACAGGATGGAGATTGGTTGCCTACTGAGCAATTCCGCAATACTAGCTGTGCGAAGGCTGAAAATGCAGTGTGGTATTATGAGCGTACACCGGAATCGGTTCGACGAATGGGAGAGGAGATGCCAGACTAG